In Duganella zoogloeoides, a single genomic region encodes these proteins:
- a CDS encoding SCO family protein, translating to MRRRSFLSTVAALPLAALPLAAQARGFTAIDLTGAAIGPDYLLSYPDGKPATLRDFRGKFVLLFFGFTQCPDVCPTALSRAVEIKRLLGADGNKLQIVFATIDPERDTGPLLREYMAAFDPTFIAVRGTGEQTARTAKDFKIMYRKVPSGGSYTMDHTAITYVFDANGKIRLGLKHDQTAQQCADDLRQLINPKKPGFLQGLFQ from the coding sequence ATGCGACGACGTTCCTTTCTCTCGACCGTAGCTGCGCTGCCGCTGGCCGCCCTGCCATTGGCGGCGCAGGCACGCGGCTTCACCGCGATCGACCTTACCGGCGCCGCCATCGGCCCCGATTATTTGCTGTCCTACCCGGACGGCAAACCGGCCACGCTGCGCGATTTTCGCGGCAAGTTCGTGCTGCTGTTCTTCGGTTTCACCCAGTGCCCGGATGTGTGCCCGACGGCGCTGTCGCGCGCGGTGGAAATCAAGCGCCTGCTGGGCGCCGACGGCAACAAGCTGCAGATCGTGTTTGCCACCATCGACCCCGAGCGCGACACCGGGCCGCTGCTGCGCGAATACATGGCGGCGTTCGATCCAACCTTTATTGCCGTGCGCGGCACCGGCGAGCAAACCGCCAGGACCGCAAAAGACTTCAAGATCATGTATCGAAAAGTGCCAAGCGGTGGGTCGTACACCATGGACCACACGGCCATCACCTATGTCTTCGACGCCAACGGCAAGATACGCCTGGGCCTCAAGCACGACCAGACCGCTCAGCAATGCGCCGACGACCTGCGCCAATTGATCAACCCGAAAAAACCGGGCTTTTTACAAGGACTGTTCCAATGA
- a CDS encoding DUF2946 family protein codes for MPQFLSQRRHISLIVCLAIMLNLLWPALGQAMVAPGIDAIAGEVCSASGNIYSTPARNDQQQVPIAGHHLKHCALCASLAGAPPPAPLALRAPIAASAVFSAPGYTAPAPCCAWPDARPRAPPTFA; via the coding sequence ATGCCCCAGTTTCTCTCCCAGCGTCGCCACATCAGCCTGATCGTTTGCCTGGCGATCATGCTCAACTTGCTGTGGCCCGCGCTGGGCCAGGCAATGGTGGCGCCGGGTATCGACGCCATTGCCGGCGAGGTATGCAGCGCCAGCGGCAATATCTACAGCACTCCCGCCCGCAACGACCAGCAACAGGTTCCGATTGCCGGCCATCACCTGAAACACTGTGCGCTGTGCGCCAGCCTGGCTGGCGCGCCGCCGCCCGCGCCCCTGGCCTTGCGCGCGCCCATTGCCGCTTCAGCAGTTTTCTCCGCGCCAGGTTATACGGCGCCTGCGCCCTGCTGCGCCTGGCCCGATGCCCGTCCCCGCGCACCACCCACGTTCGCCTGA